In Choristoneura fumiferana chromosome 4, NRCan_CFum_1, whole genome shotgun sequence, the sequence attgcgtaacgtttctgtcgctcgcgatcgcaatcaaatgacagatttcgcatacaaaaactgtcattaaattgcgatcacgagcgtcagaaacgataGGCAACACGGCCTGAGGGGTGTCGCTCGCGACTATTATTCCAGTCGATCGTGGCAgggcaaaaaatataaacactaaatgctgtttcatttaagatttcaagaagtatgtaGATAGTTAGATAGAAAGTTTAAtcctcataacaaaataaaatggctctatacacgttttttataaaaacaaaggaataaacgTTAAGAAGACAAAACATGTTAACAATCATACAGAGAACAAAAAGATACAAAACAGATATAGAGAAACCACATTGTAATACAGGGAGCCATGTCATGTAATGAAGGTacggcgctgactcagcataatgccgcggCTGTGTGAGTTAGAATGCAACTGTGGTATCTACTAGGTATGTAATTagtagatcgcacagggtttcttgggtctaatcaagttgaCCACCcctgcgttagacaatacggccgcAGGTCTACGGCTCTGAATCGACAAGGCCGCCTTTTGTTTACCTTTGATTTTTTCTCTATGTAcctaccatcagctaaataagtggtctatcaatttttaaaaaagtttgtatgaaataaatatgtcgctaaagtcgaactttcaagttgacagacacgtctattggcacttttgttttatgacatgcaaacgattatcaactttagggtggtagactacatatttggctgatataTATGGACCCTCTATTTTCTGTAGTGCTTACCTGTATTGTGGTGTTTAATAGTAATTGTATTTCATTGTCTACATCCCGTAACGAATACATCTAATGTAATTAACCgttaatctttaaaaaaaaatagaatggcagaagctaaagtaataaaacgGAATCCTCCTTCctgcagtcgagtaaaaaaacaagtgttttttttaactaattttcAAAGCCGCCTTGGAAGTTCAAAGTTATCCCGTTTACCGGATGCGTCTAGATCATTGCAAAGAAAAGATCTACAGTGAAATTGCTGTTCGTAATCAAATTTTTAAATCACTGCTAAACCTCCCCGAAGTTCGTGTGCTTGGTTTCTTTCGCGTGCTTTTGGGCCTCCGCTTGCCCTGTCAGCAGCTTGTCACAGATCATGCACTTGAGGGTGAATTTGTTTAAGTCCGTGAACTGGCGGGAGGATTTGGCCTCGTGGGCCACTTGCTCCGCCTCTCTGTATATGTCCATGTCTTCAGCTGGGAACACCGTTTGGATGCCTCCCTGGAAACGAAAAAGACTGTCTAATTTTTCCCCGAAAATGTTTTTCCCACATGATTAATTTCCCGACCGTTTTATATGGAAGTAAGATTCATCAAAACTGTAAGTACAGGATCGCTATATGactaacctaacataacctgTATCTACAGGatagttctgaaatatatcctgaataggTAACAGTTTTTTGTATAATTGAATTTTACTGCGTATTGGTTTCATATCATAACTGtaatactgtatttttttattgataaataaatatggcaatgggcgggccatatagcacggagagcggatggccgttcgggccgaaaagttctcgagtggagacggcggatcggcaagcgcagcgtaggacgtccaccaacaagatggacggatgacctggttaaagctgcgggttcacggtggatgcaggccgctgccaaccgaagcaactggaggtctgtgggggagatctatgtccaacagtggacgtcctacggctgagatgatgatgatgatgaaatatgtcAAATATGAACCCACAAATGTTATACAAATCAATAAATTGTTGACAAACAAGCATGGAGAGTAAATGACCATAACATGCATTTTTGAGGCAAGAATTGACCAGGATGTTTGTGCCAAGTTTGTAAACAGTCAGTCATACTGTCGGTGGCGCACTAGGTATTAAATGTACATGTATACATTAAAGTTATACCTCCTGGAATTCGATCGAAAACTGAATTATTAGGCTGAATGTCTCACTAAGTATGTCACCTTATTTTGATAGAATGTAAGCAATGATTTTGATGTGGTCAATTGATACATTTAGTAAATTAGACAATTATCTTACTTTCTACtctccaataaaaaaaaattaggaactATGATTTACACAATTAATATTTCTATTAAAAACGTGCATTTTAATGCATCACatgtttttacaaaaactaGCTTTCATTATTAGCTTGTAGAATAAAATCTAATAATCTTCTAAGTATCTTAAAAGTTGATTCAAACCAGTAACTCAGGTAAAAGAAATTTTGTGCTCTTTAGCAAACTGCAGAATGTCAATGTTTAGTCaaagtaacctaaccaactcctgaatattttggattaattttaaaacaccttttaCTTAATATGGTTACATGAATAATAACTGAGTAGTTTCTTAACAAGAATTTATTCTAATTTGCCATCCGTTacattatgaaacaaaaaagaagGATGAAAGCGCGTCAAAGATCAGGCGTGGGGGCAGTGCCTGATTTAGACTTCTAACCGCCCCAGGCTAACTATGAATCcgacttatattataaatgcgaaagtttgtgagtgagtgagtgagtgagtgagtatgtttgttacaccttcacgctaaaacggctggacggatttgaatgaaatttggtatgtagatagctggaaaaaaacataggcaactttttattccgatattcccacaggatagggatataatctcgaaacaaccgctcgtttatcgcaatcccgcgggaactattcacgaaatttgacatgattgtttttaatgtaacttcaattaaaaccacgatttaattttcaggaatacccacgggaattttaaaaatcccgaaattcaattcagctgctggatctaatgatttacgtgtaaACTAAACACGCAAaagaagccgcgggtaaacacttgtataaaataatacatactaTCGATCGACGCATTGTGAATATTCGTAAAAGTATTAAGTGGGACACGAAGGGgcagtgtgaaaataactggGTCATGGTAGAACAATGTTTGGGAAACACTGCACTTGCCTTATTAGCCTCTGAGTAAATCAGGCCCTGtgtcgtaatgagggctatcgcgtaagaattcgccactagaggcgccagtgtagcgagaggtctccgaaatgtcaaatgtcactgtttttggctaagctaagcgggtttatttgtaattagaaaatgaaattaattgaggcaaatatgcgttacggggccgtgaatttctgtgttttgagacagttttgtcttgcgGAAAACTTTGTCCTTCCCTTTTTTCCGGACAAAacactacgcaacactgtggcatgctcgatatttttatagtacagttataaggtattaaatatgatttaaatgtaaattttgtgttcacgcccgtaataacaaactaaccactttACTTCAgacaggacctttgtctacagtggcgccaactggtgagcgcgcaaacggtagccctcattatggcgtgacgtcacacggaaaTTTGACTGGCAATATCttcataagttttttgttagaaaaaaaagtgtatGTGATAAATGATAATACAACTGATGGTTATATTTGATTTTAGGATACTATTGTTAAAACAGAACATAACTTACATCTGACTGTTCTAAATACAATGGGTCGTAGTGTACGCCGTCAAACAGCAGGAACACTCGCTGGCCATAATTCTTGTCCTCGCCGAATCTGTTGATGATTGCGTTCAGCGTGTCCACAACTGCCATCTCCATGCCGTAGAAACGGGACAGGATTGCTACCTGGAATGTAATTTCGCCATTTCAAATGACAACCATCTCAGCCTTTACAATGTCCCGctactgggcacaggtctcttcTCAGTATTTGTGCAGTAGTTTCCATGCAGGCCTAGTgtgggttgggaacttcacacccaTCATTGTATTACTTGAGAGGTTTGAGCAGGTTAGtaatgttttccatcaccgaAAAGCATgtgcacataaattccgaaaaactcagaaatgCGAGCCCGGATTTCAACCCATAATCCTatgctctgcttgagaagccataagtttttttagcattagaaaaagggtaaacaatcttgacgagtctttttattgaaaaacgtttttataaaaacagtaactattactcatgacaccaaaagcatgtaaatgattatAATGctcttgctaattgttacatatttgctgtggcttatttttcaaaagtgtttttcaattaaaagacacgtcaagatcgcttatcttctttctaatgctaaaaaaaaacgaagtataggccACCAGAAGGAATAACAAGTACATAACTCTAACGAGCCATCTTTATTCCACACGGCAGAGATCTTTCGTTCTTTATTCAATGTATGACCCACATCTTAGGGGTCTTGAAAACAGTGATAGTGTACTTACTATCACTGTTTTCAAGTTCTTAATGATAAGGCGATCGTACTTTGCACTACACttatatgtttgtttgtggTTAGAAAGCAAATGCTCAAACTTGTGAACGTCATAGAAGAacatcataaaataaaactaaaggcTTTTTCCCGCTTTTGTCCTGTTGACGCGATCTGTTAGTCCAACTAAATTTCAAACTgtaactcaaactcacaacatttattgacataaaaaaacacactacaacacaacaaagacacagtaaaaacataaatagaagaaaagAGAATAATTAAAGACAAATTTACTATCaaacattttattgtattcAAGTTTTCCATTTTCTGGTGTAAAACAAACACGCTAGTaaagtcagcatcaaaagtagcgtcACATACTTAaagccatgcaagattgtcaatgtgtcaatgcgacagagtaaaacaGTGATCCGCttcttttgatgctgactgtacagtcagAACCCAatctatttgatattaatttcagcttgatgcaATCCTGAGATTGAAAACCCCCTTTATTGTCATtttagttcaatatctcaaaaataacagaaccgattttgatgaaacatagctaaaaaccatTGCAAGGAAACTCGTTTTTgggtaaaaaaccgcatcgaaatcggtccatccatttgagagTTACGATGTGACAGGCGTGTGTGACAGGCgtctaacttataacacccctctttttgcgttgggtgttgaaaagggtcttgacagatggacagatggATGGTCAGCAAAGTTTTACTATAACAGTTTCATCTTTACTAATTAAGGTAtgtaattttacaaattaaGTTACCTCAATAGCACCTCCCCAGGAACTAGGCTGCTGTATCCAGCTGCAGTACTCTGCGTTAGGTTTGCCTAGCATAGCCTCATTGTATGTGTCATGATCACTGGCCACCTCCATGGCGATAATCTGACGCATCAATGTATGCACAGTGGTGTCCACTTGCCCATTTAATACAAAACCTGCAACGTTGAATAGTATGTTATTAACTTTTGTATGCAAAAAGTCAAAAATCCAGATTTCGAgataaattcaaaatcaaatttaGAAAGAGATAGATTTAGTCATCAAATTCAGTTGTTGGTGCATATGGACAGTTGAACTCAATGCCAAAGGGTTCTGCTATAGACCAAGGGTATctctaaataatataatagaaaaaaatatagtattcTTACTTTacagataaattaaaaatatctttttcttGTATGGGGGTGCTATACCATTCATCTATTCATTTAAGTAAAGAATATTAAATGAAGCACAAAAATAATGGACAAGAATAATGGTGGTTGATTTTGAAGGGAAGAAAGAATCATAAACCTTAAACCTGTAGTTTTCGTTTTGATAATACTTGTACATTAACCACATGCCACtataaggtataatttttttccccCAGGCTTTACTATTACTACTTATAGTTGatatttaaaaattcattcatatttttaattgcaAAATGTTCTTTAAGGTTATTAAACTCTTAACAAAAGTAGTTCTACGGACAGTCAAGAATTTCCGCTTTCGTGATTTCCATACATCGTTATTGCGGGAGCAAAAATAAATCAGTTAAAAAATAGATACAACAGAATGTCTATTTAGTAAAACGGATATATTCTGCTTACAAATTCTAAGCATCTAACAAGTTAAAATTGCGAGTTGAAATGTCGTTCCACAGAAGATTTTGTTTGACTGAAACTAACGTTGCACTTAGatcaatataattttttatcgcAAGCCTGTAATTCAGGGTAAACCTTTATCCACAACTACACAAATTCATCGCACATTTTTTCCTTTACACCATTTTTTAAAGCACTCAGTAATTATGTTGTGAACACAATTATTATtacg encodes:
- the Yod1 gene encoding yod1 deubiquitinase; translated protein: MASLAFKVKSKNGQQILKNLTSDSTVGDLKTLLSDIAEIKAERICVLCGYPPKPLDTSDDAKKLNEIGLKTGETLIVEEKVVQAASKPPEKVVENGVSHETLGPCRPGILMKKVVPSDNSCLFTSIGFVLNGQVDTTVHTLMRQIIAMEVASDHDTYNEAMLGKPNAEYCSWIQQPSSWGGAIEVAILSRFYGMEMAVVDTLNAIINRFGEDKNYGQRVFLLFDGVHYDPLYLEQSDGGIQTVFPAEDMDIYREAEQVAHEAKSSRQFTDLNKFTLKCMICDKLLTGQAEAQKHAKETKHTNFGEV